A genomic region of Bosea sp. 124 contains the following coding sequences:
- a CDS encoding anti-sigma factor translates to MSRAGPIGDDDIQAYIDGRLEPDRQREVEAFLASEPELKGRAEQYRVDTRALRAAAQRRPPEPIPASSRLSEIRKRRAVLTRSRYRQLAAGFCLFAVGGVAGAVLFRQEPVRVAARPQMTDAVVAFRAFAGEAGQAVEFPAAQAAVLRQMISQHLRHEIAVPDLSGIGLAFRGGRLLTSDEGPGGMFVYVDPTGERIAVYVKTLASAREAALSSRQDGDVTAYFWFTGELGYAVLGSSASPYVQRTAQRLFGR, encoded by the coding sequence ATGTCCCGTGCAGGTCCCATCGGCGACGATGACATCCAGGCTTATATCGACGGCCGCCTCGAACCCGACCGGCAGCGTGAGGTGGAAGCCTTCCTCGCATCGGAGCCTGAACTGAAAGGCCGCGCCGAGCAGTACCGGGTAGACACCCGAGCCTTGCGGGCGGCTGCCCAGCGTCGCCCCCCGGAACCAATTCCCGCATCCTCGCGGCTGTCCGAGATCCGGAAGCGGCGCGCGGTTCTGACGCGCTCGCGCTATCGGCAACTGGCCGCCGGCTTCTGCCTGTTTGCCGTCGGTGGCGTCGCTGGCGCGGTGCTGTTCCGGCAGGAGCCCGTCCGGGTAGCGGCGCGACCACAGATGACCGATGCCGTGGTGGCGTTTCGCGCCTTCGCAGGGGAGGCTGGACAGGCGGTCGAGTTTCCGGCGGCCCAGGCCGCGGTTCTGAGGCAGATGATCTCGCAGCATCTCCGGCACGAAATCGCCGTGCCGGACCTCTCGGGCATCGGCCTGGCCTTCCGCGGCGGGCGGCTTCTCACCAGCGACGAGGGGCCGGGCGGCATGTTCGTCTACGTCGATCCGACGGGCGAGCGGATCGCGGTTTATGTCAAGACGCTGGCCAGTGCGCGCGAAGCGGCTCTGAGCTCGCGGCAGGACGGTGATGTCACCGCCTATTTCTGGTTCACCGGCGAACTGGGCTATGCGGTTCTGGGATCATCGGCGTCCCCTTACGTGCAGCGCACCGCTCAACGGCTTTTTGGCCGTTGA
- a CDS encoding sigma-70 family RNA polymerase sigma factor, whose protein sequence is MSDLDIEAQIPALRRFARSLARNVDDADELVQDTLLQALSRWRQLRKPGSVRAWLFQILFNLHRTSARSRQRDRARFVDEDGPDRPDPSGDQTQAIHLDDALMALSRLPPDQRIALQLVAVEDLTYEEVARVTEVPIGTVMSRLSRARERLRAELEGSNVTTFRRLK, encoded by the coding sequence GTGTCCGACCTCGATATCGAAGCCCAGATTCCGGCTCTGAGGCGGTTTGCACGCTCCCTTGCGCGGAACGTCGACGACGCGGACGAACTGGTCCAGGATACGCTGCTGCAGGCGTTGTCGCGCTGGCGGCAATTGCGAAAGCCCGGTAGCGTCAGGGCCTGGCTGTTCCAGATCTTGTTCAACCTGCATCGGACGAGCGCGCGCAGCCGACAGCGTGATCGCGCGCGCTTTGTCGATGAGGATGGACCCGACCGGCCCGACCCCTCGGGCGACCAGACCCAGGCAATCCATCTCGACGATGCGCTCATGGCGCTGTCACGGCTGCCGCCGGACCAGCGCATCGCCCTCCAGCTGGTCGCGGTGGAAGACTTGACCTACGAGGAGGTCGCCAGGGTGACCGAAGTCCCGATCGGAACCGTGATGTCGCGCCTGAGCCGCGCCCGCGAGCGGCTGCGCGCCGAACTCGAGGGTAGCAACGTCACCACGTTCAGGAGACTGAAGTGA
- a CDS encoding DUF305 domain-containing protein, whose amino-acid sequence MRFSPKALVSRIMDGPVPAQHTGQAAHHDHGRHGAPPGAARGPAGPTSAGVRPPATLNYDGFVQEMHVGMETMMQDMHADPPSGNPDIDFLAMMVPHHWGAVEMARLVLRDGRDPLVREIAQTILAGQQTEMQGMRGRLEALRNGVEDYPSLTGNRGP is encoded by the coding sequence ATGCGTTTCTCACCAAAGGCATTGGTGTCGCGGATCATGGACGGGCCGGTGCCTGCCCAGCACACCGGACAGGCTGCCCATCATGACCACGGCCGGCACGGAGCCCCTCCCGGGGCGGCGCGCGGCCCGGCAGGCCCAACTTCCGCTGGCGTCCGCCCTCCTGCCACGCTGAACTACGACGGCTTCGTCCAGGAAATGCACGTCGGCATGGAGACGATGATGCAGGACATGCACGCCGACCCGCCATCCGGCAATCCCGACATCGATTTCCTCGCCATGATGGTCCCGCACCATTGGGGCGCGGTCGAGATGGCGCGGCTCGTGCTGCGCGATGGGCGCGACCCGCTCGTCCGGGAGATCGCACAGACCATCCTGGCCGGGCAGCAGACCGAAATGCAGGGCATGCGCGGCCGCCTCGAAGCGCTCAGGAACGGCGTGGAGGACTATCCCTCCCTCACCGGCAACCGGGGGCCGTGA
- a CDS encoding YncE family protein: MSSRRANDPSRRAMIQATAAIVALGSTAARAQTPAVPSGPRAGDRVFITNEDSNTLSVIDPMSDEVLSTVNLTSFDEDQRPPFRFVTGNVTPTHGEMIQKPLYHGAISIHGCVPSPDSRIFATAGRGTSNLYLVDAVTLKVIGNQPNLQSGPTTTAESLTSGILVGREPHEPTFTRNGKEIWIALRGENRLAVIDVQRAMAESAGEVPRGTAIRRFIPVLAGPAMVWFSAGGETAFVISQKMSRIDVLNVKYDAQGFSTTERKTTIDTSAQDRFGFAPFLKMSPDGGEFWMSQKLADGLSVYDAGAEHKLLDHLALGDRARPNHVEFVRNGRGNVVYATFARVDDDGPEGRAASRIAIIDRSAPPGHRRVVGHFFSHGREAHGIWTDPSNTKLYVAHELDELPNSPNAGQTICSVFDVSEPLRPRFLKQIPLGTLDLPSGKLRNKKSINLVYVRPGARSATA; the protein is encoded by the coding sequence ATGTCGAGCAGACGTGCCAATGACCCCAGCCGCCGAGCCATGATCCAGGCGACCGCCGCCATCGTCGCCCTCGGTTCGACCGCGGCGCGCGCGCAGACGCCCGCTGTGCCGTCGGGGCCGCGCGCGGGCGACCGCGTTTTCATCACCAACGAAGACTCCAACACCCTGAGCGTCATCGATCCGATGTCGGACGAGGTGTTGTCGACCGTCAACCTGACCAGCTTCGACGAGGATCAGCGACCTCCCTTCCGCTTTGTGACGGGCAATGTCACCCCGACCCATGGCGAGATGATCCAGAAGCCGCTTTACCATGGTGCGATCTCGATCCATGGCTGCGTCCCCTCGCCGGACTCGCGTATTTTTGCGACGGCCGGACGCGGCACGAGCAACCTCTATCTCGTCGATGCGGTGACGCTGAAGGTCATCGGCAACCAGCCGAACCTGCAGTCGGGCCCGACGACGACCGCAGAGTCCCTGACGTCCGGCATCCTGGTCGGCCGCGAGCCGCACGAGCCCACCTTCACCCGGAACGGCAAGGAGATCTGGATCGCCCTCCGCGGCGAGAACAGGCTCGCGGTGATCGATGTCCAGCGCGCCATGGCCGAGTCGGCGGGCGAAGTTCCGCGCGGCACCGCGATCCGCCGTTTCATTCCCGTCCTGGCCGGCCCGGCGATGGTCTGGTTTTCGGCCGGTGGCGAGACCGCTTTCGTGATCTCGCAGAAGATGTCGCGCATCGACGTGCTCAACGTCAAATATGACGCGCAGGGCTTTTCCACGACGGAACGCAAGACGACGATCGACACCTCGGCGCAGGATCGCTTCGGCTTCGCGCCGTTCCTGAAGATGAGTCCCGATGGGGGTGAGTTCTGGATGTCGCAGAAGCTCGCCGATGGCCTCTCGGTCTATGACGCGGGCGCGGAGCACAAGCTCCTCGATCATCTGGCGCTCGGCGATCGGGCGCGCCCCAACCATGTCGAGTTCGTGCGCAACGGGCGCGGCAATGTCGTCTACGCCACCTTCGCCCGGGTCGACGATGACGGGCCGGAGGGGCGGGCCGCCAGCCGGATCGCCATCATCGACAGGTCCGCGCCTCCCGGCCACCGTCGCGTCGTCGGCCATTTCTTCAGCCATGGTCGCGAGGCGCACGGAATCTGGACCGACCCGTCCAACACGAAGCTCTACGTCGCCCATGAACTGGACGAGTTGCCCAATTCGCCCAATGCCGGGCAGACGATCTGCAGCGTGTTCGATGTCAGCGAGCCGCTGCGCCCGCGCTTCTTGAAGCAGATTCCGCTTGGCACCCTCGATCTGCCGTCTGGCAAGCTGCGCAACAAGAAGTCGATCAATCTCGTCTATGTGCGCCCCGGCGCACGCAGTGCGACGGCGTGA
- a CDS encoding ABC transporter substrate-binding protein — MRRPLLSLLLSLLPAFALLASPSMALAAPTDVTDALGRIVTVELPVKRVAVNFNFEEFTAVAGVEGWSKVVGISRAPWEGWRPVIFDRYKAVIPNLASMPDIGHTDDGSFSAEKIIGLKPDVLLLSEWAYRALATQVGQIEGAGIPIVIIDYNAQLLERHLASTRALGKVMGREARAEELAGLYEQQYNDVLARVAKAKAAGVRPKKVYVELGQAGADTVGNTYNGTMWGKIITTLGADNIATGKIPGPWGPLNGEAVIAENPDLILMASSSWVGRPRAVRTGYDIPEAETRASLKPYAERAGWADLKAIRSGDINAIEHGLARTLYDFVAMQYIGKRLYPEAFADVDPVASFKAYHAKYLPVGYSGTWMLPLKP; from the coding sequence ATGCGCCGCCCTCTCCTGTCCCTGCTCCTGTCCTTGCTCCCGGCCTTCGCCCTTCTGGCCAGTCCGTCCATGGCGCTCGCCGCGCCGACCGACGTCACCGACGCGCTCGGGCGCATAGTCACGGTCGAACTGCCGGTGAAGCGCGTCGCGGTGAACTTCAACTTCGAGGAGTTCACTGCCGTCGCCGGCGTCGAGGGCTGGAGCAAGGTCGTCGGCATCTCGCGCGCGCCCTGGGAGGGTTGGCGGCCGGTGATCTTCGACCGCTACAAGGCGGTGATCCCGAACCTCGCCAGCATGCCCGATATCGGCCATACCGACGATGGCAGCTTCAGCGCCGAAAAGATCATCGGCCTGAAGCCCGACGTGCTGCTGCTGTCGGAATGGGCCTACAGGGCGCTGGCGACGCAAGTCGGCCAGATCGAAGGCGCCGGCATCCCGATCGTGATCATCGACTACAACGCCCAGCTCCTCGAGCGTCACCTCGCCTCGACGCGGGCGCTCGGCAAGGTCATGGGCCGGGAGGCTCGCGCGGAGGAACTCGCCGGGCTCTACGAGCAGCAATACAACGACGTCCTCGCCCGTGTCGCGAAGGCCAAGGCCGCCGGCGTCAGGCCGAAGAAGGTCTATGTCGAGCTCGGCCAGGCCGGCGCCGACACCGTCGGCAACACCTATAACGGCACGATGTGGGGCAAGATCATCACCACGCTGGGCGCCGACAACATCGCCACCGGCAAGATCCCCGGCCCCTGGGGGCCGCTCAACGGCGAGGCCGTCATCGCCGAGAACCCCGATCTGATCCTGATGGCCTCGTCCTCCTGGGTGGGCAGGCCGAGGGCGGTGCGCACCGGCTACGACATCCCGGAAGCCGAGACCCGCGCCAGCCTGAAGCCATACGCCGAACGCGCCGGCTGGGCCGATCTCAAGGCGATCCGGTCGGGCGACATCAACGCCATCGAGCACGGGCTCGCCCGCACGCTCTATGACTTCGTGGCGATGCAATATATCGGCAAGCGACTCTATCCGGAGGCCTTCGCCGACGTCGACCCGGTGGCCTCCTTCAAGGCCTATCACGCGAAATACCTGCCTGTCGGCTACAGCGGCACCTGGATGCTGCCGCTCAAGCCATGA
- a CDS encoding iron ABC transporter permease gives MTGSGIVTATYRRLARRRRLALAAGLAALAVSLILDVATGPAFLPVFAVARSVFGLAQDRTVDAIVWSIRLPVALIALVVGAALGLSGAIMQTILNNPLASSYTLGVSAGAGFGAALVIVLGVALPVPEAWAIPMMAFLFAGIACAGVYGIGQARESAPEMLVLAGIALLFLFQALLALLQFIASPEALQQIVFWLFGSLQKASWSKLWIVTAVLIACIPPLLADAWRLTALKLGDERARGLGVDVRRLRLRCFALISGLTGVAVAFVGTIGFVGLVAPHVARMLVGEDQRSFLPASALYGALLLSLASIASKTVLPGAIVPIGIVTSLIGVPFFVWLILRNRRAFW, from the coding sequence ATGACCGGCTCCGGAATCGTTACCGCGACCTATCGGCGGCTCGCCAGGCGACGCAGGCTCGCGCTCGCGGCTGGGCTCGCCGCTCTTGCAGTCAGCCTCATTCTCGACGTCGCGACGGGCCCGGCCTTCCTGCCGGTCTTCGCCGTGGCGCGCTCGGTCTTCGGGCTGGCACAGGATCGCACGGTCGATGCGATCGTCTGGTCGATCCGGCTGCCGGTCGCGCTGATCGCCCTCGTGGTCGGCGCGGCGCTGGGCCTGTCGGGCGCGATCATGCAGACGATCCTGAACAACCCGCTGGCGTCGAGCTATACGCTCGGGGTTTCGGCCGGGGCGGGGTTCGGCGCGGCGCTGGTCATCGTGCTGGGCGTCGCGCTGCCCGTGCCCGAGGCCTGGGCCATTCCGATGATGGCCTTCCTGTTCGCGGGGATCGCCTGCGCCGGTGTCTACGGCATCGGGCAGGCGCGCGAATCAGCGCCCGAGATGCTGGTTCTCGCCGGCATCGCGCTGCTCTTCCTGTTCCAGGCGCTGCTGGCGCTGCTCCAGTTCATCGCCTCGCCGGAGGCCTTGCAGCAGATCGTGTTCTGGCTCTTCGGCTCGTTGCAGAAGGCGAGCTGGAGCAAGCTCTGGATCGTCACGGCGGTGCTGATCGCCTGCATCCCGCCCCTGCTCGCGGACGCCTGGCGGCTGACGGCGCTGAAGCTCGGCGACGAGCGGGCGCGCGGGCTCGGCGTCGACGTCCGGCGCCTGCGGCTGCGCTGCTTTGCGCTGATCTCGGGCCTGACCGGGGTCGCAGTCGCCTTCGTCGGCACGATCGGCTTCGTCGGGCTGGTCGCGCCGCATGTCGCCCGGATGCTCGTCGGCGAGGACCAGCGCAGCTTCCTGCCGGCCTCGGCGCTCTACGGGGCGCTGCTGCTCTCGCTTGCCTCGATCGCCAGCAAGACGGTGCTGCCCGGCGCCATCGTGCCGATCGGCATCGTCACCTCGCTGATCGGCGTGCCGTTCTTCGTCTGGCTGATCTTGCGCAACCGGAGGGCTTTCTGGTGA
- a CDS encoding ABC transporter ATP-binding protein produces the protein MRVTIEGLCVRYGTTTAVAGVDLAAEPGEVLAVIGPNGSGKSSLVKAVAGLVRHSGTVGFGNGPRKPDRIGYMPQDIGGRTALTVLETVLLGRLGRLGLRVGPADLAAVEAVLSELGLTALAARYLAELSGGQRQLVFLAQALACEPALLLLDEPISALDILHQLEVMEIVRRQTTARRLTTLVILHDLNIAARFADSIAVMREGRLLCHGPPERVIGSAMLAAVFGVEAALSTAPDGRLVVTPLRAI, from the coding sequence GTGAGGGTCACGATCGAGGGTCTCTGCGTCCGTTATGGCACGACGACGGCCGTCGCCGGCGTCGATCTTGCAGCCGAGCCGGGAGAGGTCCTGGCCGTCATCGGCCCCAACGGCTCGGGCAAGTCCTCGCTGGTGAAGGCCGTCGCGGGCCTGGTCCGGCACAGCGGAACGGTCGGCTTTGGCAACGGGCCACGCAAGCCCGACCGCATCGGCTACATGCCGCAGGACATCGGCGGCCGCACGGCGCTGACCGTTCTCGAGACCGTGCTGCTCGGGCGGCTCGGCCGGCTCGGGCTTCGTGTCGGCCCGGCCGACCTGGCAGCGGTCGAGGCCGTGCTCTCCGAACTTGGGCTTACGGCGCTTGCGGCCCGCTATCTCGCGGAGCTCAGCGGCGGCCAGCGGCAGCTCGTCTTCCTCGCACAGGCGCTGGCCTGCGAGCCCGCCCTGCTGCTGCTCGACGAGCCGATCAGCGCGCTCGACATCCTGCACCAGCTGGAGGTGATGGAGATCGTGCGGCGGCAGACGACGGCGCGCCGACTGACCACGCTGGTCATCCTGCACGACCTCAACATCGCCGCCCGCTTCGCCGACAGCATCGCAGTGATGCGCGAGGGGCGTCTCCTGTGCCACGGACCGCCGGAGCGGGTGATCGGGAGCGCCATGCTGGCCGCTGTCTTCGGGGTCGAAGCGGCGCTGTCGACCGCTCCGGACGGCCGGCTGGTGGTGACGCCGCTCAGGGCGATCTGA
- a CDS encoding AI-2E family transporter: MTDGSGGGHLGNGATGALIIAALYVGREVFVPVALAILFSFVLAPLVKLLQKIRIPRAVAVIGVVVLAFAVVAALAMAMIGQATQLAADLPTYQSTMREKIASLKGAGPGTGVLSRAADVLQDLSKELDRPKEPAPAHLPAPAAESRPIPVEVHQPAPGAMETLRAFLTPLIHPLTTTGIVLIFVIFILLKREDLRNRFIRLTGTYDLQKTTAAFDDAAKRLSRLFLTQLLLNSGFGITIGTGLWLIGVPSALLWGILAAILRFIPYLGAILSAIFPMVIAAAVDPGWTMLAWTAALFLIAEPLAGHVIEPLVYGRSTGLSPVAIVVAATFWTWLWGPIGLVLATPLTVCLVVLGRHVERLEFLDVLLGDRPALSAPEIFYQRILAGDPAEAADKAEEVLKERSLSAYYDDVALEGLRLAAADASRGVLDAERQARILDTVREVVDDLSDHEDRAPGVADATRDAEAEAAIDETDEREGAADLPVLGREQLSNGFESEDRVVCIAAQSDLDEAAALMLAQILNKHGLPARVLPPDTLSSAKLAALAQAEPVLICLCYLGRSSGAHMRYAVKRLRRRMPSVAIVLAALSDADSADMAGQASQADETASTLRGVSKACIARASATPADRAA; encoded by the coding sequence ATGACCGATGGCAGCGGCGGCGGCCATCTCGGTAATGGCGCGACCGGCGCGCTGATCATCGCCGCGCTCTATGTCGGGCGCGAGGTCTTCGTGCCGGTGGCGCTGGCGATCCTGTTCAGCTTCGTGCTGGCGCCGCTGGTCAAGCTCCTGCAGAAGATCAGGATTCCGCGTGCCGTCGCGGTCATCGGCGTCGTCGTCCTGGCTTTTGCCGTCGTGGCCGCCCTGGCCATGGCCATGATCGGGCAGGCGACCCAGCTCGCCGCCGATCTGCCGACCTATCAGAGCACGATGCGCGAGAAGATCGCCTCGCTGAAAGGCGCCGGGCCGGGAACCGGCGTGTTGTCGCGCGCGGCCGATGTGCTGCAGGATTTGAGCAAGGAGCTCGACCGGCCGAAGGAACCCGCGCCTGCCCATCTGCCGGCACCGGCAGCGGAAAGCCGCCCGATCCCCGTCGAGGTGCATCAGCCGGCTCCCGGCGCCATGGAGACGCTCCGGGCCTTCCTGACGCCGCTGATCCATCCGCTGACGACGACCGGCATCGTCCTGATCTTCGTCATCTTCATCCTGCTGAAGCGCGAGGATCTGAGGAACCGCTTCATCCGGCTGACCGGCACCTATGATCTGCAGAAGACGACTGCGGCCTTCGACGATGCGGCCAAGCGGCTGAGCCGGCTGTTCCTGACGCAGTTGCTCCTGAATTCCGGTTTTGGCATCACCATCGGCACCGGGCTCTGGCTGATCGGCGTTCCGAGCGCGCTGCTGTGGGGGATCCTGGCCGCGATCCTGCGCTTCATCCCCTATCTCGGGGCGATCCTGTCGGCGATCTTTCCGATGGTCATCGCCGCCGCGGTCGATCCCGGCTGGACCATGCTGGCATGGACGGCGGCGCTGTTCCTCATCGCCGAGCCGCTCGCCGGCCATGTCATCGAACCCCTGGTCTATGGGCGCTCGACCGGCCTCTCGCCGGTGGCGATCGTGGTTGCGGCAACGTTCTGGACATGGCTGTGGGGTCCCATCGGCCTGGTCCTGGCGACGCCCCTCACCGTCTGCCTCGTCGTGCTCGGGCGCCATGTCGAGCGCCTCGAATTCCTCGACGTCCTGCTGGGGGACCGCCCTGCCCTGTCCGCCCCGGAAATCTTCTACCAGCGCATCCTCGCGGGCGATCCGGCCGAGGCCGCCGACAAGGCCGAGGAGGTCCTGAAGGAGCGCTCGCTGTCGGCCTATTACGACGATGTGGCGCTGGAGGGGCTAAGGCTCGCCGCAGCCGATGCTTCGCGCGGTGTGCTCGATGCGGAGCGCCAGGCGCGCATCCTCGACACCGTGCGCGAGGTCGTCGACGACCTGTCCGATCACGAGGACCGGGCGCCCGGCGTCGCGGATGCAACGCGAGATGCCGAAGCGGAAGCGGCCATCGACGAGACCGATGAGCGGGAGGGGGCGGCCGACCTGCCAGTGCTGGGCCGCGAGCAGCTTAGCAACGGCTTCGAAAGCGAGGACCGCGTCGTCTGCATCGCCGCCCAGTCGGACCTCGACGAAGCCGCCGCCCTGATGCTGGCGCAGATCCTGAACAAGCATGGCCTGCCAGCCCGCGTCCTGCCGCCCGATACGCTGTCCAGCGCGAAACTGGCGGCGCTGGCGCAGGCGGAGCCGGTCCTGATCTGCCTGTGCTATCTCGGCCGCTCGAGCGGCGCCCATATGCGCTACGCCGTCAAGCGCCTGCGACGGCGGATGCCGTCGGTGGCGATCGTGCTGGCCGCCCTGTCCGACGCCGATTCCGCCGATATGGCCGGCCAGGCTTCCCAGGCCGACGAGACCGCCTCGACCCTGCGAGGCGTCAGCAAGGCGTGCATCGCCCGCGCCTCCGCGACGCCGGCCGACAGGGCCGCCTGA
- a CDS encoding helix-turn-helix domain-containing protein has translation MIPVRFTTNDLPIREQFDAWQGWFEGVFNVALAEGETGFAASSVVWTLDEFGLSHVKAPALTAMRDTALLRSNPIDHWVITLGGSRTIGSGGAGVTLDVPASVPYVASLGRELVSQRSHDERLQLYLPRDSFRELAPLLDAAQAQALDTPLGRLLGDYIGLLERSFVELAPADMPRLTNAVRAMVLACTGPSSDRLDVATSQINLTRRERVRQFIDRNLRDPGLDATRLCSEVGMSRTQLYRLFHDDGGVARYIRHRRLLRGYADLSDASNGASINVIADALCFEDASSFSRAFKQEFGLNPRDVRAAAAAGLTLRIRPEELRSETPSTLRECLLRF, from the coding sequence ATGATTCCAGTCCGTTTCACCACGAACGATCTTCCGATCCGGGAACAGTTCGATGCGTGGCAGGGCTGGTTCGAAGGCGTGTTCAACGTCGCGCTGGCGGAGGGCGAGACCGGCTTCGCTGCCAGCAGCGTCGTCTGGACGCTCGACGAATTCGGCCTCAGCCACGTCAAGGCTCCAGCCCTGACCGCGATGCGAGACACGGCGCTGCTGCGTTCGAACCCGATCGACCATTGGGTGATCACGCTCGGCGGCAGCCGGACGATCGGCTCGGGCGGGGCCGGCGTCACGCTGGATGTGCCGGCCTCCGTGCCCTATGTGGCCTCGCTCGGGCGCGAACTCGTCAGCCAGAGGTCCCATGACGAGCGGTTGCAGCTTTATCTGCCGCGCGACAGCTTCCGCGAACTCGCCCCGCTTCTCGATGCGGCCCAGGCGCAGGCGCTCGACACGCCGCTCGGCCGGTTGCTCGGCGATTATATCGGGCTCCTCGAGCGCAGCTTCGTCGAACTGGCACCCGCCGATATGCCGCGGCTCACCAATGCGGTCCGGGCCATGGTGCTCGCCTGTACGGGGCCATCCTCCGATCGCCTGGACGTCGCCACCAGCCAGATAAACCTGACGCGGCGTGAGAGGGTGCGGCAGTTCATCGACCGCAACCTGCGCGATCCCGGTCTCGACGCCACGCGCCTGTGCTCCGAGGTCGGCATGTCGCGCACGCAGCTCTATCGTCTCTTCCACGACGATGGCGGCGTTGCTCGCTATATCCGCCATCGGCGTCTGCTGCGCGGCTATGCGGACCTCTCCGACGCTTCGAATGGTGCCAGCATCAACGTCATCGCCGATGCCCTCTGCTTCGAGGACGCGTCGAGCTTCAGCCGGGCCTTCAAGCAGGAATTCGGCCTGAACCCCCGCGACGTGCGTGCGGCGGCGGCTGCCGGGCTGACGCTTCGCATCAGGCCCGAGGAACTGCGTTCGGAGACGCCCTCGACCCTGCGGGAGTGCCTGCTGCGGTTCTGA